AGAATAAAATCTTATAATTTATTACTCGCTCTTGTGTCATTTCTAAAGACCTTTCTTCATCTTGGGAGACACGTTATAGTTTTCTGAGCACCCCCAGCAACGCAACTCACAAGTTTTAAGGCCCAGAAAGGCAGTTAAGACATTGTTAAAATAACCCATGTGACTTCAATAGTTCAATCTTTATTTAATGAAGCGACAAGAATACTCTTTGTGCTCATGGAGTCAGTCTCTGCCGAATAATCATGAAAGTAGcacatttgatttattttaaacattagccatatacattacattaatgCCTCATTAATGGCTTTGATGGTAAATAGGCTTAATTTTCTTTGCGTCTTATGTCATTATGTAGAATTAATCAAACTTTCAGAATAGGAAGTTATAaaccaaataatcatacaacCTCTTGTCTATTTCTAAGCATAATATACCCCAAAAGTCTCAATTTACAACAAAAGATAGCTTACAACGTATCAGCAACAGTGTTTCTTTAGGATTTTTTTGCCAGTTGTGAcagcagggggcgcccatggtGTTTAAATGTTCAgaattattttaatgtaatgaaTATAAACATGTATCAATTTAATTCCATATCTGTCCCGGTTGTCATAAAGACTGTAACCTGGCCGCACCACAGATCGCGCAGTAAGTATAAACCTTAACCGGCCTTCAGACAgagtgtgaacacaaataagcagAGGGACATTTAAAAACTGATGCCTATCTGCGTGTACGGAATCCAGCCGAAATtgtcttggatgttagacctgCAGTACGCTCGTGCCTATTGATTCCCAACTCATATCCGCACCACAAATGACACGTTAATATTATTCCACCCGTTACATTAAATTATATGCGGTTTACCCGGCGGTACCCGGTTGCGTGCAGGTTTCGGCCCTGCTGTTCCGTCTGAAAACGGATGATCTCATCGCCTGCCACAAGTTTCATATTACCAACATCCTTCCCTtaccatataaataatgtaGGTTTTCTTCCAAAATTAATGTTGTCTACACTAATCTATATAGATAggtggattgcgcatagaacgcttaacGTGacagcgtgaggtgaagccagcgcagagtttgagcggccatcttggtatacccaaccggcagagggcgtcattgacttccattcaaaatcatgatctaaTTTCACCTGCTTTACAGTGTATCAGTCACataaggttaatttttaggatatgtgtatgcaaattaattgttaattctggtgttatttgcaatgtttatgttttaatcgggcaggatgaTGGATTTATTAAAAAGGTGTGTGTGTCTGCTGCATACTGTCAATGACACGggcataaatatatttttttgtttttgacagTCAGCGTTATTTTTCGAAATAAGTGTAGGTtacttgtaagtttagataacataattacaaaaccagcaaattattgcatgcacatacggtacaaagcatgattatttatttagatttcagaatgagcacgattgtcattaataataaatatgctgCGTTCTGtccgctgatctgatactgtaatgaagatgaatgtataataactgattaaaaagaCAAATGTACAACGTTCAGTCATTAACTATGTACATGCTTAGGACATTTGCGTTgtaattagggctgcacgatttgggtaatttttcccattgcggttattgatgcttataatgcgattgcgattatattagatggtatcatgagtcaacttgatggtttttaaggaaaatccacacacagtttagctaaaatgtgtatttgcaaaactagaaatgttttcgtattgccacgtgatgtagcaactgctcagtgtcagaaatcctaaatccaaaataccgccatacaacagacatagaggttttttttttagctaccagatcactgtcaacctcctctgcatccatctttgctctggtataagtgacgacgcacaccacacacgtgcactgccttttttgttcgtttttctttcttttttaaacagcaagggaaatcatcaaactgttatcagaaagtttgtgttaacaagtccacacatttatttatttaatataattgcaacattttgctgtcatataatcgcacaggctgacattgcgattgcgatgcgatttattgtgcagcactagttgtaataatgtacagggagacttcagatataaaaacgaagacttgtaaagtgaaattttatcattaaaatctaatcgcatccattgatttaatagaacgtttgggtataccaacatggcggcatGGTGGCTTCTAGGGATGCCACAATTCTCAATACATTattgaaccgttcggttcgacCCCCACGGTCCAATACGCGCAGGTGAATTGCGTTTTTTCGGTTTATCCATCCAAATCTGTCAGTTTTATATTCCCTGCACTTTTGTTAATGTGCGCATGCGCGTGATCTGCACGCTTATAAACGCCACAGCGAGTTGATATCCAGTCACTGTGCGCTAGCTGCGTTAAACTCTGCTTGAACTCTGCTTGCAATgctggtgtcagatttcatttgcGTGCACACACACCCAACAGAAgtacaacaacaaaaagaaGCAGCACGACTGTCTTTTAAATCTGAGGTGTggattaattatttgcgcgtgtagattacatacaacatcaatgtaaagatgcaaaTTCGCGTCGggcaatgcgaatgacgcaaattgggcTTGTTATTGATGCAAACGTGCGTTATTTGCCTCAAACACGTCTtctgcgcaagttgaaaaagtttaactcAAGAAGAGAATGCGCCTGATGCTAAAATAAATCCCACCAGTAATCTTGATTGAGGAACGCATTTTTGGTTTCTACACAGACAGCATGATGTTGGATTTAACAGTAGTGCAGTAAGGTATAGCCTTCATTTACaatgtaaagtttaatttactaagtacaggtatataaaatggccaatttatgtaatgtaatgaattcACGGTCCCCAGTTTGAATAGGATATTATTTTTAtgtctttatttaattatatcttATATTATTGTATCAGTACAAaatatgtaagatgatttttgcatttacataaaataaagagaacTGCAATTAAAACCAGTATTGTTCTTCTAAACATCTCAATGTTCCTGTTACCTAAgcatagaataattaaaaacactttaataggcCAAGGCATCAGAACCGAGACCGAACCGTAAACCGTGAACAAGAACCGAAATATGTATTGAACCGTGAACTAAGTGTATTGTTGCATCACTAGTGGCTTCACAGTTGTGAcatcatgcgcaatccagtcatttatattgATCAGTGGTTGACTATTATTGTCTTGCAGTCCAATATAAATTCAATTCgctgcatttatatatttagaatAACTAATGGCCTGATGAGTGCAGTTATTTCAAGGGATGTCCAAAAAACTTAAGcaatatgttaaataaaaagTTGTCTTTTTCTTGCAGTATACATACACGCATACGTGAGTTTGCAATTAACAGCGTGCGCCTTAAATTACTATGCTCATACAGAAGTAAAGATACAGATCAAAGTAAAAGTTTGAACAGTGTACATTTTCTTGCCATGACCACGCAAATTCTCGCAACCATTCTGCACGGCGCTCGTCTCATACAGATGTGCCTGCGCTTTACCACTGCTAGGGTACCTGACTGTCCAGATAAAAGGAGGGAATGATGCAGGGAGGTGTCATGGAGCAAGTGACTGGATGAGCCATAAATGTTATCGCTATggtaaaagtattaaaaaatacacaaaaaaatatggTTGCAAAACGATCAAATTATGAGCAATAGCACAAATAAATATAATGgaacaaaaatacaaatgtaataATTTTCTGATTTatcttacagtactgtactttTCAGGGATAGAAATTGAATTAAGCaatcaaatgtaaaattataCTGCATAGTctgtataaattaaacatttaggggtggtttcccggacagggattatcttaaaacaggaccaggccttagtttaattaggaaatataattagtttacacaaacatgccttactaaaaacattacttgtgtgcattttgaggcaaaacaaagggcactgatgtattttaagatatatcagtgcaagttgttttcagtttgaacggctcttacatttattttagtctaggactaatttaatccctgtccgggaaaccccCCCAGATTAATTCTTATTAAAAAGTGAATCAGTcaagaacagtttgttttttctttgttctACACTTGTTGAGTTGAGAATCTGAAAAGTTATCACGGTTGTCAGTATTATTTTGCAAAATGTGCTTAATTGTTGaaaagaactgatacacacTAAAATCGCCAAgttttacaacaaataaatgtagaaGCACTATGCAGTTTCGATtaacataaacatttaataacaTTAAACATGGTTTCATGTGGCCATGAAATATACATTTTCCCTAGTGTAGgatgaaaaaaactttttgtcgGGATAGAGATAAAAATTAGTCGCCTTTGGCTCTGACATTTTCAGCAGTATATGCGTATGAATGGAGTCTAAGCAGTCACATGGGCAAAAAGTTGCATATGCGCAGGTGAGAAATACTTTAATTTTTGGCCAAAACtgtggttagggttagggtttacatcataatataatttattatctATAGAGATTTTATCAATTCAGGTATGCAGTGACTTTTTATCTTTTGATTTTGACAGAGTAATGGTTTTTATTTCAGTTTGTTTTTAACCAGAACAGAACACTGGGGAAATATGGATGGCACAAGTCCCATGGAAgccttttattttgtttaccgTTACTTTTGAAGCCTGAGAAGATACAGGCACCATGCACTGCCAGTGTAATGAAAAAccccaaaatgtaaaaatgtttagAAAATCTCTGTTTTAATTCTGAATAACAAACAAAAGCCATAGATAATTTAAACAAGAAGAGAGTGAATAATGACAACATATATATTTTgggataaaatgttttttttttgtcaaggTATAaccatttcattttatttattttctatagCCCACTGGCATCAGCGAAACAGGAGACCCGGCGGAAGCAGCCCGTCTGCAGCAGCTACAAGCAGCAGCTGCCCATTGGCAGCAGGTGCAGCATCAGAGGGCCAGCTTTCAGTACCAGGCCCTAATGCAAGAGCATGCTCAACTACAGCAGGTCCTGCAGCAGTATCAACAGATTATTCAACAGCCAGCTCATCTCCAGGtttctattttttattatatccttgttttttaaattattattattttttttttttacaaacaaacagggcttgacattaacacctGCCAAAAGTTGGGTAGATTTCCGCTGTGGCGAGTAAGACAGCCAATcccactagccactttggcaggctgaataaatttttttgtagTTCTTAAGTTATGTGAAATGATAAACAATGCGTAATGTGACACTgtaaaactacaactcccaagagttagtagattagcatgggaggatttgaacttgaaaggcggagtgtactgacgcctttccgcggttaaaacaacattccttctcatggtcattcatgtttatttgatgctataaataaactagaaggaagagatgatttgaaaggtgagcCTTTGTTTAATAcgtttaatctcaaaagtaaccgaaaagtaacctggtctgtcctgtatgtcagcgcgttgtcagtgtctgctccgctctgtatttttcactgcgtgagaacatggtggggcgtataacacagactgttaacaattgttttaaatagtatttaaaaattctttatgataaatttttttttttaaatattttaataacactgttttgccggttatagagttctaatgactgtgttcaactataactgtcggtctcacggttatataatgaccgtcacagccctagcaACACTGTCATGATGGCAACCTTTTTAAAACTGATACCATTATTCCAAGTGCATCTTGAAGCCCAGGTGCTCTGAAATTTCCTGCAGCAAGCAGAAACAAAACACTCAATGGTTTTAAACTCCTGCACgcctaacaacctctctagtacAAGGAAATGTCTGAGCCACGCGTATTACGAGCCAAGGAATAGTCCAAGTCATCCCATCACAAGTTTAGGTGCTAGGAGGAGTACATGCCACGCATGTTCATGTCAGACCAAAAGTCTAAGACACGTGCATTAAGTGCAGGTGCGTGCAATAAGGAATCTGCACACGTTAAAAGctaagtgaagcccacaaaccttctcatgcgaggaaaagcatgcaatgcgCATGTCAATGTGataatatgatgatgatgatgataataataataaccacaGGTTGATGTAATAGACCAATTGATTTCTTTAGTTAGACATGCAGACTTTGGGAATAACTGAAACTTTTTGAATGAATTGATTTTAGCTAATTAGTTTAACCATACTTAAACACACACAATGATAAGTTAGAGAAAATATGAAATGTGCTctgatattattttaatttaaatatgatTATTACTTTGTATCTCCCTAGACAATGCCTGTGGACATGCAGTTGCAACATTATGAAATGCAGCAACAGCGGTTTTCTCCATTGTTCCAGGACTGGAACAGACACTTTAATCTGTGGTTAGAACAGTTTCAGTCATACCCACACAAAGACCAGCTACAGGATTATGAAGCCCAGTGGAGGCAATGGCAAGAACAAATGAATTCAACTTCTGCTCATCTGCAGGAAAGACTCGCTACTTTAAGAGCCATGCAGCATCAGTATGGTACTGGTCCTGCCTATGGAGGCATGATGGGATTATATGGCCAGCATGAGCAGCATCGGCCCCCTGGTCCAGATGGAAACATGCATGCAACCAACCAAGGCGTTCCATCTATGCCTCCACCTGTTAACATGGATGCTATGTCAGGACCTCCACCACATGGTCCTTCAGCTTCTGGACCAACATTTCCACAAGGACCATCACCTTCAAAACCTGCAGAACTTTACCAATCTTCCGGAACAGATTCTGCCTCTGAAACATGTAAAACTTCTGAACCTGCTGAAGTACCTGGACCAGGCATTAGACCTTCTGGACCAGGCATTAGACCTTCTGGACCAGGCATTAGACCTTCTGGACCAGGCATTAGACCTTCTGGACCAGGCATTAGACCTTCTGGACCAGGCATTAGACCTCCTGGACCAGGCATTAGACCTCCTGGACCAGGCATTGGACCTCCTGGACCTGGCATTGGACCTCCTGGACCCGACATTAGACCTCCAGGACCAGGCATTGGACCTCCAGGACCAGGCATTGGACCTCCAGGACCAGGCATTGGACCTCCAGGACCAGGCATTAGACCTCCAGGACCAGGCGGTAGACCTCCAGGACCAGGCAGTAGACCTCCTGGACCCTGTGGAAATTTTGAAAATCCAAGGtaaaaaattttattatttgGGTAACACATTTTAAAGAGGTAGGTTActgacttttttgtttttcagatTTGAAGGTCCCAGAGGCCCACGGTTTCAACAGGCACCACAGCAACAGTTTAGTGGACCACCTAGGTTTGATGGTGGTCAGCGGTTCAACCAACCTTTCAGAGCTAATTCTCCTCGTCCAGGGGCTCCAGTGAGACCTGAGAATCCTCCAAGGCAGAATCCACCCACACGATTTGAAAGACCACCTGGACCACCTCAGCAGCCAAGTTTCAGTCCACAATCCAGTCTTGATCCTGGCAGTCATACAAAACAACAATCATCTAAACCTGATGTACCATCAGCCTCTACATCTGATAAAGaaccagaaaaaaataaaatgcctCTAGATGACACCAAGAAAATAGATGGTGCTTCCTCTTCTCAGTCACTAACAGATGACATaatggactctgaggaggattTTTTTGTTCAGAGCGGACCCATTCCTCAAAGTCAGGATACTTCTGAGCCTGCTGAGCCAGATAAGGCAACAGCTAATACTCCTAAAACATCCTTATCTACAGACAGTCCAGTCACCACAAACAAAAACTCTAAAAATTCTAGCTCACAACCTTCTAAAACTGGTCATATGAATAATGGGCCTCCACAGCAAACAAAGCCGCCTCAACATGATCAGCTTAAACCTGATGCATTTAAGGAAGCTGCTAGAGGCCCACAGCTGATACATCAGACAGGTCCACCTCATGGCATACGGGGTAGGGGAAGGGGCCAAGTACCAATGCCTATTCGAGGCAGGGGTCGTGGACGTGGCCGTGGACAGTATGGAGGGCCAACAATGGATCCCAACTCTCAGAGAGAAAATATAGAGGAGGCTCCTTATGACCACCAGGCACCAGAGGAGGAGATGCACAGAGAGAACCAGGATTTGACCTGGAGAGACCCCTCTTTAGATGGACCTGAAGAAGTGGATGAAGAGGCAGTATCCCATGAGATGTGGCATCCAGAGGAGCACCACTTTCCAGAACAATACTATGAAAACCCTAGAGACAGAAGACCTCCATTGGGTCCCAGGGAGCATCCTGAGAGCACCCATTCTGAAGAGCACTGGGAAGAAGAATCACAGGATTATTGGCAGGAAGAGGATCCATACTGGACAGAAAGACGACCACCCATCCACACTAGACCCCCACGCGGCCCTGGCAGGCCACCTTTCCAACCTCGTTTTATGCATCATGGCCCAAGACGCCCCCCTCCCCCTGGAAGTATGGAACATGACCCACATGGACCTCCACAAATGAGTCGTGGGGGCATGGGGCCACGATTTAGACGGGGTGTAGGCCCATGGAGACCACCAGTACCACGTTCTGGCATGCTAGAAAGAGACATGAGACGGCCACCAGTTCCTCATGAAGTCTTGATAGAATCTGATCAACCTGAATATGATGAAGAAATTGATAGAGATCCTGGATGGCCTCACCCCCATGGAAGAGAACCTAGAAGGCCTCCAATACCTCCACATGAAATGATGGGAAGAGGGAGGAGACCATTCATGAGACCCCCAATGCCAAGGGAAATGTGGCGTCGTCCACCCGTTCATGGAGAAGAAATGTACGAGGAGGAATTTCAGGGAACCCAAGATGAACTTAGGCACAGACGACCAGCTCATGAATATCATCCAGATTATGAGCAAGAGGATGAGTATTACAGTTCTCATGAGGAATGGGGCAGGGAGCATCCTGAAAGAGAATATCCACCACATGGCCCCCCAGAGCATATTAGAGAAGATCGTTGGTTAGATGAACGAGAAAGAATGTTCCCATATGAGGAAGAAGATCCATATAGAGAGGAAAAAATAGGTCCTGGTTATCCTGGTGAGACACCTTATCGAGAAAGAGAGCCTCCATTCCACTCTCGTCCTGATTGGGAAAGACCCCCTCCTCCACCCCCACCAGAAAGAGGCTACTCTCATCCAGTCTCTGAATCTGAGGCACATTTTGAGAGAAACTTGGATCCTTCAGCTGGCCTGCCCCCAACCCAAGCACCAGACACCCCAATTGAGCAGTCTTCACCTGGTGCAACTAAAACTGTACTTGCGCTTTCTCAAAGGCAGCATGAGATCATCCTCAAAGCTGCCCAGGAGCTAAAAATGATAAGGTAAATGGCTTTACACGACACTGCAGATCTGTTCGAAAACTATTCTAACAACAATCTATTCAGCTGGCTGATACTTTCTAAGGTGATGTAAACCtaatatatttgctttttagagAACTCCAGGAAACTAAGAAGACTTTAGGAGAAGCTGCCAACACAGAGTCATCTGGGTTGCCCTCAGAACTTCCCCCTGGTATTCTTGGTTTGGAAATTCCACCTGAGGTTAAGAGTGCTCTTCAAGTATGTGAAGACCCTAACCCTTTGATTTACATTTTTTGATTTATGTAATAGCATGTTATAAAAACTGACAACTCCCTTCTCTTTAAAGGCTACGAATTTATTGTCAGAAATAGGACAGACTCTTGATAAGCCTGTGGATGTTGGTTTGGTCCCCTCAAATCAGACTGCAGACTTTTATCCTACTTCCTCAGCACCTACCCCTACCGCCACATTTATTGCTAAAACTGTTGACTATGGACATGGTCGTGGTAAGTATACGTTCTGCCTTTCAATTGATATATTTTTTTGATTTATCTAGTTAGACTACATTGTGTGTGCTGTTTATTAGATGGAGGTGCAATGGTGGAAAGAATTTCATATGGAGAGAGAATAGTGTTAAGGCCTGGCCCACCTCCATCTGAACGTCATTATGAGAAAGGTGAGTGGTGTTTTgtaaatatggaaaaaaatgtttttggctGTTTTTTATAGAAGCATGGTTTCAGTTGCTATCAATGTTTATCCTTGTTAGAGCTGCTTGGCCACAGAGACCCGTACTATGACAGAAGAAGTGATCCATATGGTGATCTCAGGAATTACGACAGGGAGTGGGAGAGTGATCCGTACAGGGAAAAGCAGTCTCTGGATTATGAGAGAGATCGATATGAAAGAGACCGTTACTTAAGAGATGAACGGTATGTAATTCTTAATCATAAAGCAGTGTTGACAATGCCAGTtaccttttttatttgatttgaaGTATGATCTCATTAGTTTTTAACTGGAGCTTGCTGATTCTGTCATGTCCACATCCTGTCATTGAGAAAAGTTTTAACTGTATTTAAAGATCTACAGTATATTTCTCTACAGAATTTTCAAGTCTAGTTGCATAAAACAGATTTAATGTGGAACGTCATGATCGTAGAATTGGTCACTATGGATTTAAATCAGTCTGCCATGATGGCTCAATAACATATCGTAAAAAAAACTCTGAAACCATTTGTTAACCTAAACTATGAAGTTAATGTTTTGAGCAACATGCTGTAAAAAGAGATGGGTAATTGTCAAATTTTAGAGTGTGtagattacattttttatttatacaagAAGCAAAAACATTGACATTTCTAATTCAATTCCGCAATTTCACTTCTTTTAAACACAACAAGTGAAGCATGACTTCGCATTAGATGTCTTCATGGTGCCGTTTAAATCTGGAACCATTAATCATTAAACCAGGTTAAATTTTCTCAGGGTCGGGtccttctttaaaaaaaaattatgcatttctGGTTTGGGTAAAAAAGGATTCGGGTCATTTCATATTGTTTTTTTACTAGTCGTACACACAgtacaaaaaaaatgttctgCTAAATTCTCTTTGAGTGCACATGCACACAGTGAAGTTGTGAGCACTGAATGCTGTTTTTTAAAAAGCGTGCGATTTTATATTTGATACGTTTTTGCACATAGTTAAAAACAACAATTAACTCTTTCCGTGCCATTCATGAGTTATCTTGtcatttaactcttttcccgaccattgacgagttatctcgtcaatctgcaataccgctattatccaccagctGTTATCAACttctgcaacttataaaacccggaagtatcgccccCTAGGGTTGCTTACTTATATGgaagttttgaggatcgctctgcatctgatatCTATCAAAAGCAATTTACAAAAATGGAAATAtcttagctttttgctcaaaattaggTGTTTTTAGATAAACCTACCTATATTTGAggggtgataaaaagagaactgataaaggtaggatgaaacgtttttttttttaaagcagaggatctgttctttaatattttatatgtttatatatttaaagaagagaaTTTTCTGGGAggtattaaacttttgtgaaaagcatgaaaaatgctggcagggaatgagttaagagaaaacgctttcctACCACTGACAAGTTTTTGTGGCAATCTGTATTTCCGCTAACATTCACCAGGTGCTgctcttacacaacttataaaacctggaagcaACCACTCAGGCCAAACAGTAGATACTGTGTATGTTTTGGTCATTGTTCtgaaaaaacctacccatatatgagaggtgataaaaaaatAGACCAAAAGATGATagataagtttttttttttttttttaaagctgttctttgatttgatatattgtatgtttatatatttacagacaATTTTCTGGAAGGGATTatacttttgtgaaaattgtaaaaaaaatatgctggCACTTGGCTggcaacattttaaaaatgctggcggggaaagagtttatATATTATCGCAAACGAAATGTTTTGGACAGGGGATTGCATATTGGGTGTGAAGCGCTCCGTCGTATTGTGCCACACACAAAAAATTCAGCAGCATCTGTCTGTGGCGCTCTGCTGTAAAAACAGTAGGAAAACagtactatggaagtcattggTGCTTAAAAATGGCTTGAttaaaaacattcttaaaaatatcttcctttgtgtttagcagGACAAAAATAATGTATACTGGTTTGTAACagcatgagagtgagtaaattatgacaagtCCCTTGTTTGTGTGAACTGAAGCTGTTTCACGCCTTGTTTAAAGTGAATTTACAGCAAGACAAAAAGCATTATTTAAGATGCATTCTCTGAAAACAAGTATGAATTATACAGTGTTGCTTATGTA
The nucleotide sequence above comes from Paramisgurnus dabryanus chromosome 12, PD_genome_1.1, whole genome shotgun sequence. Encoded proteins:
- the ylpm1 gene encoding uncharacterized protein ylpm1 isoform X1, translated to MHPSWGGYGGGHQPSPNFGPRPNQFRAPQPPGGGGYGGYGAPSVTPSSNFSSLHEQHLQQMQQLQQLHQKQLQSVLHHPGGNAAGFGSGPPPYWQTSGNENFVPPNNFQDSSSIRGPGGPSQLSPPELNPAPPESSASPAAQTTAPAPKVSDARALESDNKPDFSSMSQEEQQDYWYQQHRQNLQKLKNEKAMQNQSSVGNSQSSAPPPPTEPPKSAPPPPPPKEEPPPPPPPEETKPTGISETGDPAEAARLQQLQAAAAHWQQVQHQRASFQYQALMQEHAQLQQVLQQYQQIIQQPAHLQTMPVDMQLQHYEMQQQRFSPLFQDWNRHFNLWLEQFQSYPHKDQLQDYEAQWRQWQEQMNSTSAHLQERLATLRAMQHQYGTGPAYGGMMGLYGQHEQHRPPGPDGNMHATNQGVPSMPPPVNMDAMSGPPPHGPSASGPTFPQGPSPSKPAELYQSSGTDSASETCKTSEPAEVPGPGIRPSGPGIRPSGPGIRPSGPGIRPSGPGIRPSGPGIRPPGPGIRPPGPGIGPPGPGIGPPGPDIRPPGPGIGPPGPGIGPPGPGIGPPGPGIRPPGPGGRPPGPGSRPPGPCGNFENPRFEGPRGPRFQQAPQQQFSGPPRFDGGQRFNQPFRANSPRPGAPVRPENPPRQNPPTRFERPPGPPQQPSFSPQSSLDPGSHTKQQSSKPDVPSASTSDKEPEKNKMPLDDTKKIDGASSSQSLTDDIMDSEEDFFVQSGPIPQSQDTSEPAEPDKATANTPKTSLSTDSPVTTNKNSKNSSSQPSKTGHMNNGPPQQTKPPQHDQLKPDAFKEAARGPQLIHQTGPPHGIRGRGRGQVPMPIRGRGRGRGRGQYGGPTMDPNSQRENIEEAPYDHQAPEEEMHRENQDLTWRDPSLDGPEEVDEEAVSHEMWHPEEHHFPEQYYENPRDRRPPLGPREHPESTHSEEHWEEESQDYWQEEDPYWTERRPPIHTRPPRGPGRPPFQPRFMHHGPRRPPPPGSMEHDPHGPPQMSRGGMGPRFRRGVGPWRPPVPRSGMLERDMRRPPVPHEVLIESDQPEYDEEIDRDPGWPHPHGREPRRPPIPPHEMMGRGRRPFMRPPMPREMWRRPPVHGEEMYEEEFQGTQDELRHRRPAHEYHPDYEQEDEYYSSHEEWGREHPEREYPPHGPPEHIREDRWLDERERMFPYEEEDPYREEKIGPGYPGETPYREREPPFHSRPDWERPPPPPPPERGYSHPVSESEAHFERNLDPSAGLPPTQAPDTPIEQSSPGATKTVLALSQRQHEIILKAAQELKMIRELQETKKTLGEAANTESSGLPSELPPGILGLEIPPEVKSALQATNLLSEIGQTLDKPVDVGLVPSNQTADFYPTSSAPTPTATFIAKTVDYGHGRDGGAMVERISYGERIVLRPGPPPSERHYEKELLGHRDPYYDRRSDPYGDLRNYDREWESDPYREKQSLDYERDRYERDRYLRDERSPLGPRPSHRDRERDYPSRLSREREVYNRPGYERSSYERSLEHYEHGSSGYGNDRRSYPDERPPPPASLPPSSSIPPPRVEKKPETKNAEDILKPPGRTSRPDRIVVIMRGLPGSGKSHVAKLIRDKEVECGGAPPRVLGLDDYFMTEVEKVEKDPDSGKRVKTKVLEYEYEPEMEDTYRSSMLKTFKKTLDDGFFPFIILDAINDKVKYFDQFWSAAKTKGFEVYLAEITSDHQTCAKRNIHGRKLKDITKLASGWESAPPHMVRLDIRSLLQDAAIEEVEMEDFNPSEEETKYEVKEDDDEADLGYLPKSKWEMDTSEAKLDKLDGLAGGGKRKRDTDVGMEDFLQLPDDYASRMSEPGKKRVRWADLEEKKDADRKRAIGFVVGQTDWEKITDESGQLAQRALNRTKYF